Proteins encoded together in one Cicer arietinum cultivar CDC Frontier isolate Library 1 chromosome 4, Cicar.CDCFrontier_v2.0, whole genome shotgun sequence window:
- the LOC140920112 gene encoding uncharacterized protein: protein MSKSIDLPDCYNYKPPITITPCAPTPNHSLYLSNLDDLMYQRLYFNRIYIFKKSVEVDTLKSSLSRVLVDYYPLAGRLRTSSEDENKLVVDCNGEGVLFAEASMDITAEELLIPCMTQHKSLKKLKCKGNTKKIKKLKLPKGFYGNAFVLVSAESTVKDLVNSNNLDHCIKCVQQAKSYLDDEEYIRSSIDLLKDKTLIVNESTNVFVSQLNKLGIQDLDFGEGKPFHVDTFDIDFGVLLLPVIGDPNAVRVITPFPKNLVDKYHHCMTKIESWEQDE, encoded by the exons atgtcaaaatccATTGATCTCCCAGATTGTTACAATTATAAGCCACCAATTACAATCACCCCATGTGCACCAACACCAAATCACTCTCTTTATCTCTCTAATCTTGATGACCTAATGTACCAGAGGCTTTACTTCAATCGGATTTATATCTTCAAGAAATCTGTAGAGGTAGATACCTTAAAATCTTCTCTATCAAGAGTTTTGGTGGATTACTACCCTTTAGCTGGGAGGTTGAGGACAAGCAGTGAGGATGAGAACAAGTTGGTGGTGGATTGCAATGGAGAAGGCGTTTTGTTTGCTGAGGCTTCCATGGATATCACTGCTGAAGAATTACTCATTCCTTGCATGACACAACATAAGTCATTGAAGAAACTTAAGTGCAAGGGGAATACTAAAAAAAT AAAGAAATTGAAACTTCCAAAAGGATTTTACGGAAATGCTTTTGTTCTTGTTTCCGCTGAGAGCACAGTGAAGGATTTAGTGAATTCTAATAATCTAGATCACTGTATCAAATGTGTGCAACAAGCCAAGAGTTATTTGGATGATGAGGAGTATATTAGGTCATCGATTGATTTGTTGAAGGACAAAACATTAATTGTCAATGAATCCACTAATGTTTTTGTAtcacaattaaataaattagggatTCAAGATTTGGATTTTGGAGAAGGGAAGCCTTTTCATGTGGACACTTTTGATATTGATTTTGGTGTCTTACTTTTACCTGTAATTGGAGATCCTAATGCAGTTAGAGTTATTACTCCATTTCCCAAGAATTTGGTGGACAAATATCATCACTGTATGACGAAGATAGAGAGTTGGGAACAAGATGAATAA
- the LOC140920113 gene encoding uncharacterized protein, with the protein MAPFEALYGRRCRTPLCWFETGDNLVLGPEIVQQTTDKVKMIQEKMRASQSRQKSYHDRRKKNLEFQEGDHVFLRVTPTTGVGRALKMRKLTPRFIEPYQILKRVGNVAYQVALPLSLSNLHSVFHVSQLRKYIFDPSHVIESDKFQIKENLTFETLPLRIEDRKDKELRGKTISLIKVVWGGATGESATWEVESQMHDSYPELFPSGVSMCLL; encoded by the exons ATGGCCCCTTTTGAGGCGTTGTATGGGAGAAGATGTAGGACCCCTCTGTGTTGGTTTGAGACGGGTGATAACCTTGTGTTAGGACCTGAGATTGTTCAACAAACTACtgataaagtaaaaatgattcaggaaaagatgagagcatctcaaagtaggcaaaagagttaccatgatagaagaaagaaaaacctcgaatttcaagaaggtgatcatgtatttctgagagttacTCCAACAACTGGGGTTGGTCGGGCATTAAAAATGCGAAAGCTTACTCCTCGATTTATAGAACCTTACCAAATTCTTAAACGTGTCGGTAATGTAGCATATCAGGTCGCGTTGCCTCTGTCTCTTTCTAATCTTCATAGTGTCTTTCACGTGTCTCAACTTCGCAAGTACATTTTCGATCCTTCACACGTGATTGAGTCAGACAAATTCCAAATAAAAGAGAACCTAACTTTTGAGACCTTACCGCTGCGGATTGAGGACCGGAAAGACAAGGAATTAAGGGGTAAGACGATTTCATTGATTAAGGTTGTCTGGGGAGGTGCTACTGGTGAAAGTGCTACGTGGGAGGTCGAAAGCCAGATGCACGATTCTTATCCAGAACTATTTCCGTCAg GTGTGTCTATGTGTTTGCTTTAG